Proteins from one Mugil cephalus isolate CIBA_MC_2020 chromosome 15, CIBA_Mcephalus_1.1, whole genome shotgun sequence genomic window:
- the LOC125021384 gene encoding leukocyte cell-derived chemotaxin-2-like → MMRMSLRVSLIAAFLVFYVLLSCALEHEKRGSEFESPDRRVDGGVGVRRNDTAANDGRAEAAAPRGKVKKTTRRRMLTGPRSDHGCTGLGGICQSKRYICQGRYLKGKCSGAKSRRCCVQAGAWSVLCAGHHNNRVRACDAHGCGAFNSKRDNGLHKAVDLVCDDYGIINTPFTGSLAGPVSRKDTAGNRYDGVKLLSDVHCVHIFNIRPYRYSGPVAQGEALGYLLPLQERFSGITSHLELQMCDGTDPSPFI, encoded by the exons ATGATGAGAATGTCCTTGAGGGTCTCTCTCATAGCTGCATTTCTAGTATTCT ATGTGCTGTTAAGTTGTGCTCTGGAACACGAGAAGAGGGGAAGCGAATTTGAAAGCCCTGACAGGCGCGTTGACGGCGGCGTCGGGGTGAGGAGGAACGACACGGCCGCTAATGACGGGAGAGCCGAGGCTGCGGCTCCGCGAGGGAAGGTCAAAAagacgacgaggaggagaatGTTAACGGGGCCGAGGAGCGACCACGGCTGCACCGGGCTGGGGGGCATCTGCCAGTCAAAGCGATACATCTGCCAAGGCCGGTACCTGAAAGGCAAATGTTCAGGAGCCAAGTCGAGGCGGTGCTGCGTTCAAG CTGGAGCTTGGAGTGTCCTTTGTGCAGGTCACCACAACAACAGAGTGCGGGCCTGTGATGCGCACGGCTGCGGAGCTTTCAACTCCAAAAG AGATAACGGCCTGCATAAAGCAGTGGACCTGGTGTGTGATGACTACGGGATCATCAACACTCCGTTCACTGGCTCTCTGGCGGGCCCTGTGAGTCGGAAGGACACAGCTGGTAATCGGTACGATGGGGTCAAACTTCTCAGCGATG TGCACTGCGTCCACATCTTCAACATCCGTCCGTACCGTTACTCAGGTCCGGTGGCTCAGGGAGAAGCCTTAGGATACCTGTTACCGCTGCAGGAACGCTTCTCCGGCATTACATCACATCTGGAGCTGCAAATGTGTGATGGTACTGACCCTTCACCTTTCATATGA